In Pelosinus sp. IPA-1, a single genomic region encodes these proteins:
- a CDS encoding Stp1/IreP family PP2C-type Ser/Thr phosphatase yields MLAHVISDIGLVRETNEDSYFCSPPHLFIVADGMGGHVAGEIASKLAVKTVNGYIQEHVGKDNLELLLKQAIIQANTSIYQMALSKEDFSGMGTTVTVVYIDGKKLHWGHVGDSRIYLLRNGEFRQITNDHSLVWELVQSGSITREDAQNHPKRNILTRAVGTSCLISVDTGTLSLEAGDVVLMCTDGLTNMVSEEEIHKLIQRKDCDPRSIVEQLVMQAKNAGGFDNITTILIKEEDA; encoded by the coding sequence TTGCTCGCACATGTAATTTCTGATATTGGTTTGGTTAGAGAGACAAATGAAGATAGTTATTTCTGTAGCCCACCACATTTGTTCATTGTGGCTGATGGTATGGGAGGGCATGTGGCTGGAGAAATTGCAAGCAAACTTGCAGTAAAAACAGTCAATGGTTATATTCAAGAGCATGTAGGGAAGGATAATCTTGAATTGTTACTCAAACAAGCAATAATTCAAGCTAACACCTCCATTTATCAGATGGCTCTATCTAAAGAAGATTTTAGTGGTATGGGGACAACGGTAACGGTCGTATATATTGATGGGAAAAAGCTTCATTGGGGCCATGTCGGTGATAGCCGTATCTATTTATTGCGTAATGGAGAGTTTCGCCAAATAACCAATGACCATTCATTGGTTTGGGAATTAGTGCAAAGCGGTAGTATAACGAGAGAAGACGCGCAGAATCATCCAAAGCGCAATATATTGACTCGTGCGGTTGGTACGAGTTGTTTAATTAGCGTTGATACAGGCACCCTTTCCTTAGAAGCAGGTGATGTTGTATTAATGTGTACGGATGGACTAACTAATATGGTTAGTGAAGAAGAAATCCACAAATTAATTCAAAGAAAAGACTGCGATCCTCGCTCTATTGTAGAACAGTTGGTGATGCAAGCTAAAAATGCGGGTGGATTCGATAATATTACGACTATCTTAATTAAAGAAGAGGATGCATAA
- a CDS encoding FHA domain-containing protein: protein MPSKVFILNSIGVILQYSLLGFLYYFLYKVIKLIYTDLNLSEHEKVSVKNDQNKFDGSNEAKLLVVDSGHVNLGQTSFFLEGTVYLGRNENNGIVIEDSFISYEHASIHKNQQGYWLTDLHSTNKTYLNGQPIVEATLLKNGDLIKVGSVTFSFKG from the coding sequence TTGCCGAGCAAGGTATTCATTTTAAATAGCATTGGCGTTATACTACAATATAGTTTATTAGGATTCCTATATTATTTTTTATATAAAGTCATAAAATTAATTTATACTGATTTAAATTTATCCGAGCATGAAAAAGTATCAGTAAAGAATGATCAGAATAAGTTTGATGGCTCTAATGAGGCAAAATTATTGGTAGTTGATAGTGGGCATGTTAATCTAGGGCAAACTAGTTTTTTTTTAGAAGGAACGGTATATCTTGGGCGTAACGAGAATAATGGAATCGTAATTGAGGATTCGTTTATATCATATGAACATGCTAGTATCCATAAAAATCAACAGGGGTATTGGCTGACTGACTTACATAGCACTAATAAAACATATCTTAATGGTCAGCCTATTGTAGAGGCAACCTTGTTGAAAAATGGTGATCTAATTAAAGTTGGATCTGTTACATTTAGTTTTAAGGGGTGA
- a CDS encoding DUF3662 and FHA domain-containing protein, with translation MKFVRGLENMFEKYIEGFFNSKFSSGLQPIEIGKQLVRSMEDEKTVGISKTYVPNLYMVYLNDIDYNRISSYSQSISQELSTHLMEQAKQRKYTIIGMPIIEFYQDESVIKGSFRVVSCFSEPLPDEKRVVSENIEQQEISDTRVFDKVECNILEQACLHGKLRVLEGPDAGVKIEMTTNRVNIGRRASNELPLTDLNTSRLQAYVIFEDGNHVIYDAKSLNGTYVNDHRISCKELTHGDHIKIGNTVILYEVN, from the coding sequence ATGAAGTTTGTTCGAGGCTTGGAGAATATGTTTGAGAAGTATATTGAAGGATTCTTTAATAGTAAATTTTCTAGTGGTTTACAGCCAATAGAAATTGGAAAGCAATTGGTTAGGAGTATGGAGGACGAGAAAACAGTCGGTATTTCAAAAACGTATGTTCCTAATTTATATATGGTTTATTTAAACGATATTGATTATAATCGAATATCTTCTTATAGCCAGTCTATTTCCCAAGAATTGTCTACGCACTTAATGGAGCAGGCGAAACAAAGGAAATATACGATTATAGGTATGCCTATAATTGAGTTTTACCAAGATGAGTCTGTTATTAAGGGGAGTTTTCGTGTAGTAAGTTGCTTTAGCGAGCCCTTGCCTGATGAAAAAAGGGTAGTAAGTGAGAATATAGAACAACAAGAAATATCCGATACTCGTGTATTTGATAAAGTGGAATGTAATATATTAGAACAAGCTTGTTTACATGGGAAATTACGTGTTTTGGAAGGACCTGATGCAGGTGTAAAGATTGAAATGACAACCAACAGGGTGAATATTGGACGTAGGGCTAGTAATGAACTGCCACTTACCGATTTAAATACATCAAGGTTACAGGCCTATGTGATATTTGAAGATGGTAATCATGTGATATATGATGCGAAAAGCCTAAATGGAACTTATGTAAATGATCATCGAATTAGTTGCAAAGAATTAACCCATGGTGATCATATAAAAATAGGTAATACTGTTATTTTATATGAGGTGAATTGA
- the rlmN gene encoding 23S rRNA (adenine(2503)-C(2))-methyltransferase RlmN, with translation MKIDIFGMFVDEIAQVIHPYGLPKYRALQIAKWMYQCGVYDFDNMTNLSKDHRALLMDNFVIHTVATQAVQQSSDGKTSKYLVSFHDGSAVETVLMRQPYGNSVCVSTQVGCAMGCVFCASTLNGVTRNLSGGEILAQVLYINRLLQQEQAAVNNIVIMGSGEPLANYDNVLKFIRLCHEEYSIHLSYRSITLSTSGLVPEMNQLAREGLPITLSISLHAPTNEIRSQLMPINNRYSLPEVMDAGDYYAEQTGRRVTYEYVLISDVNDKIEHAGQLAALMKGRLANVNLIPVNPVMERGLLRPDNKRIQQFEKILLDKKINVTVRREMGTDIRAACGQLRNNVVNNSPKAR, from the coding sequence ATGAAAATTGATATTTTCGGTATGTTTGTAGATGAAATTGCTCAAGTCATTCACCCTTATGGCTTACCAAAGTATCGGGCCTTGCAAATTGCAAAATGGATGTACCAGTGCGGGGTTTATGATTTTGATAATATGACGAATTTGTCTAAAGATCATAGAGCTCTACTGATGGATAACTTTGTAATTCATACGGTGGCAACACAAGCTGTGCAGCAGTCGTCTGATGGTAAGACAAGTAAATACTTAGTAAGTTTTCATGATGGTTCTGCAGTAGAAACTGTATTAATGCGTCAGCCTTATGGAAATAGTGTATGTGTTTCAACTCAGGTTGGATGTGCCATGGGCTGCGTGTTCTGTGCTTCTACATTAAATGGGGTTACCAGAAATTTATCAGGCGGCGAAATCTTAGCGCAAGTGTTGTATATTAACAGATTGTTGCAGCAAGAACAGGCTGCTGTCAATAATATTGTAATTATGGGCTCTGGAGAACCGTTGGCTAATTATGACAATGTACTTAAATTTATCCGATTGTGTCACGAAGAATATAGTATTCACCTTAGTTATCGCAGTATTACATTATCCACTTCAGGCTTAGTGCCGGAAATGAATCAGTTAGCTAGAGAGGGATTGCCAATAACCTTATCTATTTCTTTGCATGCACCTACTAACGAAATTCGTTCCCAACTAATGCCGATTAATAATCGTTATTCATTACCTGAAGTTATGGATGCAGGCGATTACTACGCTGAGCAAACAGGTAGACGGGTGACTTACGAATATGTATTAATTTCTGATGTTAACGATAAAATCGAGCATGCGGGGCAGTTAGCGGCGCTGATGAAAGGGCGATTGGCTAATGTCAATCTAATACCCGTTAATCCTGTTATGGAACGAGGGTTATTAAGGCCTGATAATAAAAGAATTCAGCAGTTTGAAAAAATCCTTCTCGACAAAAAAATTAATGTTACAGTACGTCGCGAAATGGGTACGGATATACGGGCTGCTTGTGGACAGCTTAGAAATAACGTAGTAAATAATAGCCCAAAAGCAAGGTGA
- the rsmB gene encoding 16S rRNA (cytosine(967)-C(5))-methyltransferase RsmB, translated as MDAREIALKVINDVTNNKAYANIALVREINRHKISDQDRRFVTELVYGTIKAGKTLDWIIGHFVTRSLDKVAPIILNILRMGMYQIFFLSKVPVSAACNQAVELTKKYGHAGTVKFVNAVLRNAGRGTDKVVYPDREKDILRFLSLKYFHPQWMVARWLKRLGPKATEELCQINNVTPLLSLRTNTLKVTREELLDILAKEGVSAEPSRWTPEGIVCHSYPALNTLKSLNEGLFQIQDESSMLVAHVLSPEPGEFIIDACGAPGGKSTHIAALMENKGRVLSTDIYDHKLALTNENAKRLGISIIETQAIDATTLSDKYLRQADRVLVDAPCSGLGVLRRKADSRWRKTESMFKDLPVLQKAILKSAAACVKIGGTLVYSTCTIEPEENQNIIDSFLLDNQDFTLQHAGQLFPSEEHKGEMVQLWPHIDQVDGFFISRLLRVK; from the coding sequence ATGGATGCTAGAGAGATTGCGCTAAAGGTTATAAATGATGTAACAAATAATAAAGCTTATGCAAATATAGCTTTGGTAAGGGAGATCAATCGTCATAAAATATCCGATCAAGATCGTCGTTTCGTTACAGAATTAGTATATGGTACGATTAAAGCTGGTAAGACATTAGATTGGATTATAGGTCATTTTGTCACCAGGTCATTAGATAAAGTAGCCCCAATTATTTTGAATATTTTACGTATGGGTATGTATCAAATCTTCTTTTTGTCTAAAGTGCCAGTATCGGCAGCCTGTAATCAGGCAGTAGAACTGACTAAGAAGTATGGACATGCTGGTACTGTTAAATTTGTTAATGCTGTCCTACGTAATGCGGGTCGCGGAACTGATAAGGTGGTATATCCAGATCGGGAGAAGGATATTCTTCGCTTTTTATCTTTAAAGTACTTTCATCCACAATGGATGGTAGCTCGTTGGTTAAAGCGCCTAGGTCCTAAAGCTACTGAAGAATTATGCCAAATTAATAACGTAACACCACTTCTTTCCTTACGCACAAATACTCTAAAAGTTACCCGTGAAGAACTTCTAGATATTTTAGCAAAAGAAGGAGTAAGTGCTGAACCTTCTCGTTGGACCCCAGAAGGTATTGTATGTCATAGTTATCCAGCATTGAACACTTTGAAATCCTTAAACGAAGGGTTATTCCAAATACAAGATGAGAGTTCTATGTTAGTTGCTCATGTCCTCTCTCCCGAACCAGGCGAGTTTATTATTGATGCTTGCGGTGCACCTGGAGGTAAAAGCACCCATATAGCCGCTTTGATGGAAAATAAGGGGCGTGTTTTATCAACTGATATCTATGATCATAAATTAGCACTAACTAACGAGAATGCAAAACGATTAGGTATTAGCATTATTGAAACACAGGCAATTGATGCGACAACCTTAAGCGATAAATACTTAAGGCAAGCGGATCGAGTACTGGTGGATGCACCTTGCTCTGGTCTTGGTGTATTAAGGCGTAAAGCGGATTCACGTTGGCGAAAAACGGAATCTATGTTTAAAGATTTACCTGTCTTACAAAAGGCGATCTTAAAGAGCGCTGCTGCATGCGTAAAAATAGGTGGCACTTTAGTATATAGTACGTGTACAATAGAACCTGAAGAAAACCAAAATATTATTGATAGTTTCTTGTTAGATAATCAGGATTTCACACTTCAGCATGCAGGCCAACTCTTTCCCTCAGAAGAGCATAAGGGTGAAATGGTTCAGTTATGGCCACATATTGATCAGGTAGATGGTTTTTTTATTTCTCGCTTACTACGGGTGAAATAG
- a CDS encoding DUF116 domain-containing protein, translating into MIEVIARPKKRLFLALILASLFLATLSTYGLWMVSFPGLANISTFLPVVLGVLLGMVLLAIGIGVGGIILAILGFSTLSLFQGPAWSAINLLFPLAIQIGKIFDVEKERVERSFIEVSNYLIHQKHIKVSPDKLLILTPHCIQQELCQYKVTHDIANCRKCGACQVGDLLTISEKYGVHVTISTGGTLARKVIKTLRPHAVLAIACERDLTSGIQDVFPLPVIGVLNERPNGPCCNTRIDVKRVEEAVKDFIS; encoded by the coding sequence GTGATTGAGGTGATAGCTCGTCCCAAGAAACGATTGTTTTTGGCACTCATATTGGCTAGTCTGTTTTTAGCCACTCTTTCTACCTATGGATTGTGGATGGTTAGTTTCCCTGGTCTCGCTAATATTAGTACTTTTCTGCCAGTTGTTCTTGGAGTTTTGTTAGGAATGGTTTTATTGGCTATTGGGATTGGGGTTGGCGGCATTATTTTAGCCATCTTAGGTTTTTCTACATTATCTTTGTTTCAAGGGCCAGCTTGGTCTGCAATTAACTTGCTGTTTCCTCTGGCCATCCAAATTGGTAAAATTTTTGATGTAGAAAAAGAAAGAGTAGAACGTTCCTTTATTGAGGTGAGTAATTATTTAATTCATCAGAAACACATTAAAGTTTCACCTGATAAATTATTAATTCTTACACCTCATTGTATTCAGCAAGAATTATGCCAATATAAAGTGACTCATGATATTGCCAATTGTCGTAAATGTGGAGCTTGTCAGGTTGGAGATTTGCTGACCATCTCAGAAAAATATGGGGTACATGTAACAATTTCTACTGGAGGGACATTAGCCCGAAAAGTTATAAAAACCCTTCGTCCCCATGCAGTGCTCGCCATTGCTTGTGAACGAGATTTGACAAGTGGTATTCAGGATGTTTTTCCACTTCCGGTTATTGGTGTGTTAAATGAAAGACCGAATGGACCTTGTTGTAACACACGAATTGATGTTAAACGGGTAGAGGAAGCGGTAAAAGATTTCATTTCTTAA
- the fmt gene encoding methionyl-tRNA formyltransferase, giving the protein MSNLRVVFMGTPDFAVPCLDKLIADNYNVVAVVTQPDRPKGRGQKLAESPVKQAALSYGLPVLQPAKVKEAAFQVELSLLKPDIIIVVAFGQLLPKSILDLPLLGCINVHASLLPLYRGAAPIHWSVIKGDKFTGVTTMYMDIGMDTGDMILKEEVPIGETETTGDIHDKLKCVGANVLSETIKLIAGNKAPRMAQNHASATYASMLNRELERIKWQESALDIHNLVRGLNPWPGAYCCYRGKNLKTWRTRVYPSDEIVTHPGRITKITADGFVVEAGQGMLEVLEIQPDSKRRMSASDFTCGYGLRVGDILE; this is encoded by the coding sequence ATGTCAAATTTACGAGTAGTATTTATGGGGACGCCAGATTTTGCCGTCCCTTGTTTGGATAAATTAATAGCAGATAACTATAATGTTGTTGCAGTAGTAACCCAGCCAGATCGTCCCAAAGGACGGGGGCAGAAGTTAGCTGAATCGCCAGTCAAACAAGCAGCACTAAGTTATGGTTTACCTGTTTTGCAACCAGCTAAAGTAAAAGAGGCTGCGTTTCAAGTTGAATTATCTTTATTAAAACCGGATATTATTATTGTTGTTGCATTTGGCCAATTATTACCTAAAAGTATATTGGATTTACCCTTATTAGGTTGTATTAACGTGCATGCCTCCTTATTGCCTCTTTATCGTGGAGCTGCACCGATTCATTGGTCCGTTATTAAAGGGGATAAATTTACAGGTGTTACTACTATGTATATGGACATTGGAATGGATACTGGTGATATGATACTAAAAGAAGAGGTACCTATTGGAGAAACGGAAACGACCGGAGACATTCATGATAAGTTGAAGTGTGTTGGTGCTAACGTTCTTAGTGAAACAATAAAATTAATTGCGGGTAATAAAGCACCGCGTATGGCACAAAATCATGCATCTGCTACCTATGCTTCTATGTTAAATAGAGAATTAGAACGTATTAAGTGGCAAGAGTCAGCGTTAGATATACATAACTTAGTCAGAGGACTTAATCCTTGGCCCGGTGCTTATTGTTGTTACCGAGGTAAAAACCTAAAGACCTGGCGAACTAGGGTTTATCCGTCTGACGAGATAGTAACTCATCCTGGTAGAATAACAAAGATTACTGCAGATGGTTTTGTAGTAGAAGCAGGGCAGGGAATGCTAGAAGTTTTAGAAATTCAGCCTGACAGTAAAAGGCGTATGAGTGCAAGTGACTTTACTTGTGGTTATGGGCTGCGTGTTGGCGATATATTAGAATAG
- the def gene encoding peptide deformylase: MAIMDVRKAGDKVLKTKAEPVLRVDKKIRKLLDDMAQTMYSADGVGLAAPQVGISLRVIVIDVNEELIELINPVITKSEGCELGNEGCLSIPGVFGEVERFAEVTVTGLNRFGKNISITGTGLLSRALQHEIDHLDGILFIEKAQTIHRGK, encoded by the coding sequence ATGGCTATAATGGACGTTAGAAAAGCTGGCGATAAGGTATTAAAAACGAAAGCGGAGCCAGTGTTACGTGTTGATAAAAAAATTAGGAAACTTCTTGATGATATGGCACAGACAATGTATAGTGCCGATGGAGTAGGCTTGGCAGCACCCCAAGTAGGTATATCTCTTCGAGTGATCGTGATTGATGTAAATGAAGAGTTAATTGAACTAATAAATCCAGTTATTACGAAAAGTGAAGGCTGTGAACTGGGAAATGAAGGCTGCTTAAGTATACCAGGTGTTTTTGGTGAAGTAGAACGATTTGCGGAAGTCACAGTAACTGGTTTAAACCGTTTTGGGAAAAATATAAGTATTACAGGAACTGGTTTGTTATCTAGAGCCTTACAGCATGAAATTGATCATCTGGATGGCATATTATTTATTGAAAAAGCGCAAACCATTCATAGGGGTAAATAA